In the genome of Dermacentor andersoni chromosome 3, qqDerAnde1_hic_scaffold, whole genome shotgun sequence, one region contains:
- the LOC126537166 gene encoding uncharacterized protein — protein MAVGRIGEYRLGTNASWDEYVERLEMFCEANKIAKEQKRAALLSCCGEEAYGLIVTLVKPARPTAATYEEIETAVRKHLHPRRSELYAMFLFYKRNQAAEESVADYVTALRKLAEDCGFGDEQLPLDIMMRDRFVCGLQNEALQQRLLAEHDLTFNVAYDMAATAEATAKQQRDIRMQGRDESKDCQGMIQDAAAEGSSCYRCNGKHSPHLCIFR, from the coding sequence ATGGCCGTCGGCAGGATCGGCGAGTACCGTCTGGGCACAAACGCGTCATGGGACGAATACGTCGAGAGGCTCGAAATGTTCTGCGAAGCTAACAAGATAgcgaaagaacagaaaagagccgCCCTGCTGAGTTGTTGCGGCGAAGAAGCGTACGGGCTCATCGTGACTCTGGTGAAGCCAGCAAGACCGACAGCAGCAACCTACGAGGAAATTGAGACGGCGGTCCGCAAGCACCTGCATCCAAGGCGTTCAGAGCTGTACGCAATGTTTTTGTTCTACAAAAGAAACCAGGCTGCCGAGGAATCGGTTGCGGACTACGTCACGGCGCTTCGGAAGCTAGCCGAAGACTGCGGTTTTGGCGACGAGCAGCTCCCGTTGGACATCATGATGCGAGATCGTTTCGTATGCGGCCTCCAGAACGAAGCCCTTCAACAGAGACTTCTCGCAGAACACGACCTTACGTTCAACGTTGCGTACGACATGGCCGCTACCGCAGAAGCGACAGCCAAGCAACAGCGAGACATACGCATGCAAGGCCGAGACGAGTCGAAGGACTGCCAGGGCATGATACAAGACGCCGCGGCAGAGGGATCCAGTTGCTACCGTTGCAACGGTAAGCACTCTCCGCATTTATGCATTTTTAGATAA